ctataccagccctggtcatatcatctgccaactctctggctatcagcctcataccatgaatctgccccggacctttccggctcaaggcatcagctactacgttggctttccctggatgatacaagatctcacaatcgtagtctttcactaactccagccaacgcctttgcctcatattcaagtctttctgggtgaagaagtatttcaggctcttgtggtctgtatagatctcacacttctctccatagagataatgcctccatatcttcaaagcaaaaaccacagccgccaactccagatcatgagtaggatacctcctttcatattccttcaactgacgagaagcataggcaataaccctctccgattgcatcaaaacacagcccaaaccctgaagagaagcgtcacagtaaatcacaaacttctcctggtctgtaggaagactcagaatcggagctgtaatcaacctctgcttcaattcctggaagctgttctcacacttatctgaccacacaaacttctggctcttgcgtgtcagctcagtcaaagcacttgcaatctttgagaacccttccacgaaccgcctgtattaacctgccaatccaaggaaacttctaacctcagaagcattctttggccttggccaatctctgaccacttcgatctttgctggatctaccttaatcccctccttactgacaatgtgtccaagaaaggatacttgagacaaccagaactcacacttcttaaacttagcaaacaatatgtgttctctcagtctctgcagaaccaacctcagatgctgctcatgttccaactcagtctgagaatacaccagaatatcatcgatgaagacgatcacaaactggtctaagtaatccttgaacactctgttcatcatatccatgaaagcagcaggggcattagttaatccaaatgacataactagaaactcataatgcccatacctggtacgaaaagcagtcttcggtatatctccctccttgaccctcaactgatgataaccagaacgaaggtcgaacTTAGAGAATGCCCtcataccttgcaactgatcgaacagatcatctatccttggcaaaggatacttattcttaattgtcaacttattcagttccctgtaatctatacacattctcagagaaccatctttcttctttacaaacagaactggcgcaccccagggtgagaaactaggtctaatgaaacccatatccagcagctcttgcaactgcactttcaattctttcaactcagctggggccatcctatacggtgctctagacactggctccgtccctggtgccagttctataacaaactcaatctctctgtgtggtggcaaccctggcaaaacctctggaaacacatccagaaactcacatacaagtctagtatcctctggtctcactggcacgacctgagtggtatcaaccacactggctaagaatccaatgcatcctctctgcaaaagacccctggccctcaacacagaaatcataggtacacgaggtccatgcacagtaccaacaaacacaaaaggatcctcaccttcaggctcaaaggtgaccatcttccttctgcagtcaatggttgccccatacttcgccaaccaatccatacccagtatcatatcaaagtcagtcataactaactctatcaagtccactaacaactctctgccttccactatcactggcaaagatctgacccaccttctGGACACCACcatctctccagtgggtaacaaagtaccaaaccccacagcataaaaatcacaaggtctacacaacctatcaataatgctactagcaacaaaggaatgcgtagcaccagaatcaattaacacatgataaggggttcctgcactaagaagctgacctgtaacaactgagggagaagcctcagcttctgcttgagtcaacgtgaacactcgagctggggtcgagctgtccacctttctgggttcttctttccctatctgagggcaatctttcctaaggtgacccactactccacacaaatagcaggTCTTTgctctacactctcccaaatggcgcttCTTGCACTTaaggcattcaggacgagtcttccaggcttcactgctcccaggacgacctattgtaacacCACGAGTTCTCCTGTCagaacctggaactgggaaggtatcaggaaatttcctcttctgatcactggggccaacacccctaccagaaccaacaaatggaggaactgtcctcctgaaatcctttctggctgcattgtcacgccagatcttaatctccgcactctcagctgtgagtgccttctccaccacctgtggataagtagtgactcctgccacagtggtgatgcgaacgtcacgagccaacctgggctgtagcccctggaggaatctctctctcctggtcccatcagtgggcaccagctctttggcaaactttgccaaatggtcaaaccttaaggcatactcagtaactgataagcttccctgaagtagcctcataaactcatcggccttcgccgctcttatagcatcattatagtacttctcattaaacaaggtctgaaactcctcccagctcagaaGATTAACATCTTTAGTctgaccaaccacttcccaccatatccaggcatcttcccgaaacatataggcagcacaggccaccctctcactacccactaccttcataaagtcaaggatagtgttaagcatgctcatccattgctcagctttaataggatcagcactgccttcaaaaacaggaggttgctgtttcctgaaccgctcataaagaggttccaatctgttttcaaccccaagctgctgcccaataactggcactgacacagaaggtgcctctggtacattaaccactgcaggcacttgttgctgcctcagaagacgaagctcctctccctgtttcaacactatagcctgcaaatcattaaataactgctgccagtttgcaggtgctggctgtggaatctgggattggtcattctcttgaccctgactgttgtcattattctgaccctgaccactctggccagctgtagtgtctgtctgttctgggttcatcctgtcactgataccttactgaaacaataataaccaatacggccagtcaggtagtaataactaaacctcttgccgcctcacggtcaaagaacaagcagacaattatcatattccacagtcattcaatatgcacaagcagatacatgtttatggcactcagcactcagcatgtatcacataatagttcataatatctcatgcatacaggtaaagcatttgcaccacatttaggcagttatgcacataactacataaagagttaccaaaccaagagtcgagcttgacttcagtgatgtgtgtacatgcccagccagtctacaggaaccttaaccttggcattgctttgataccaagttgtaacgccctagctaccccataacagttacggtgaacggtggaccggaaatttgactcattgcctgagtcctttgatcaaaaatgtgctctaagtatgattaacaggttaaggtacaaaaccaataaaaaggaaatggagattttattacaaactgctctgcagagctaaacaaaacatttacaagtggttctcagtacaaaatggtcattacagttttaaatttacaatcccgccgacctaagcggcaaaatagggtaaaccccctagttcctctgagaacgccttggccgtggtggtcaagcggccgcatatgtacacaacaccacatcagctctccactcaaggctaggtgagcttttatttccctttacctgcaccacatagcacccatgagccaaagcccagcaagaaaacttaacattTCTCATAAACATTTTcgaatgattatcattataatcatactgaacataaagctttcaaacaagcaaatgaacatcacatgattttagcgggagagtggctgttaggtaagccactagcctccaagctctcttttccaGCGGGAGaatggctgttaagtaagccactagcctccaggctctgtttgttcatcgaccctcagggtcggacaagcattaatgctccttgagtcattcaatgctaataatcgattagatctaatctccgttggcttgcgtgaaccacgctaagtccatccttgactaataagtcagcgccaagtgaccagtgtccagtatcaccgccgaacttgactaataagtcacagcttctcagctgacactaacacctttgccaattctgactaacaagtcagtgcaacgtgaccagtgcccagtaccactgccgaacctgactaatcagtcacagcttcacagctgatactagcacctttgccaaacctgactaattagtcagtgctatgctcaagtgaacaacatatgctaagcattccatgttcaatccatgtccatattacacaaccaacatgcctcacaaatatccatgcatgtctcactcggggtgcagttttcttacctttgattcgagctaaaatgagcaaaagaacaacctctgagaacagtttagcttttagtcctttagcggttacctaatcacaacaaatttgggataccattaataatcaagatagtcaagggtctcaaaccattatttaacctccaagagatcaatccaagctaatccaagtagcaaggacactcccgaggcctaaaactaggtttccggggtcaaaacgagcaaacggggcgaaaacagggcaagggctgcggccctagcaccttgggccgcggcccccagggttcccagaggctagggccgcggtgcccttcatcaagggccgcggcgcctcaagaacagggccgcgacactccaccctgggccattcccaaccgcgtttctaacactccaaagcctccaaaatcatccctaaacattcccccaATCATCaagacaaagttcccaagcttccccatgcatcaaaaccctcaaaacccaaggctcgaacgaaccgaaaactcgacaattcacaaaatcaattcaaagcttagaaactcggaaaaactcaaaacttaaacttcgattaccttcaattgggttgttttccatcgaatccttcggttaagaagcttctaatctttcctaggatcgctaagcctcgatcctcactcgattccgactcctagaactcaagatttcgtcaaaaaggctcaaacggtaaaacgaactttgaaaaggaagaacggaaggttttctatcgtatgttctatctgataagcttcttcaaccttaagtaacctcaaataaaacctaatgctcggggtcccgaaaacacccccggggacgttatagtcaaaacctccaaaatttcaccctgatctcaaatattcccaatttatcatcaaatgaacatttttattaccccaaaattgaccccactatggtaaaaccgctaatccactaaaaataaccgtctcatattgcttagctcgaatatatctccataataatggaatctcattcacaaatcacatcatgcacccaaatacacaaattaccatcaacgggccaaattatcatcatacccctgtaattgtaaatatggactcatatgcatgcacttcacatcatatcataatataatcaacatatacatgcatttaatcgattaataacataattaagcaagtatggccctcccggcctactattcatgccgctaaactcatcggagaattcggggcattacaataaaacTCAGGCCGTGGCACTTTAAGTGGAAATTGCACTTTCAGAATTTTTCTTCCAGACAGGCCGCTGCCTATGGTGTCAGGCTGCGGCGCAAAAATTTCAGGTCGCTGCCTGAGGGACAAATTTAGGCACAGATTTCGTTCTAGGCCGCGGCTCgcatttttcaggccgcggctcgcgacgtcgttttcagatttttttatttctttttaattagaatttaattgagactataaataattattagggttaattttagatTAAGTTTGGATTACGgtttagagagaaaaagagactCTGAAGTGGCTGGAAAGAAGACTACAACGCGACAACAATCTTGTTCATccatctagtttcttttctttccttaacctctataattttaattataattatgtttgtgattatgattacaatTATGGAGTAGATTCtctttaggttaagggttaattcaaaacccaagacatgaattcttgattattgataatgaatattgttcttcaatttctctcaatattatattgtttctatttttctaattgaatgttatgaattttgtgatttcttgttacgtggccaactaattaaggttttacattgttcaattgtcatcttagaattactactcacctaatagtttaggattctaagtgtgtgtgataaattgcaattgaaagttaagtcaaaagaattgttgattgtgatgaaaaatagaacctaggttaaatgaattataggcttcattaatttattacatagattaacttgtttccatagaacttaatgctttatctaagttaaatagattgtatgcttcatagatttattgcttagataaaagagttaattattgagcgtttcgccttgattacttataatagggagactgggataattgactgcttcagcgttatctacggggttaatagtttaattgagaaattggaataatatttattattagtgattaggaatgattgttgaaggtggagattaacctttaactgtttcttaatatcgtaatccCAATCTTTattttgctttctagtttatattatttaattttgagtaaaaaaaaatcaaaatccccttttaagttttagtgttaattcttgaataataaagtgaacgatagtcctcgtgggttcgacctgtgcttgctattatactgaaataattggaagtattgaaagaaaaattattgttaaatttgtgtggtatacGACAGCCATCAGAAGCATATTCTGTAAACCAGGTTTATAAATAGCTTAGATTTAGTCATTTAGTATTTTAGGCACAAATTTGTACTCAAAGCTCTGTGAAatttcttttaaagctttaaacGCAGGCTACTTattcaataaaagtgactcgtggacgtaggtagatttaactattaaaccacgtaaaaaaaatttgttctttcttttcttcctgTATTGTTGTTATTAGTGCTTAATCGGTGTTATTTAATTTTAGTTGACGAAGAACGTCGTCAAAAATTTGGTGCTTCCATtgaaagcattaaacacatattcaaatgTCCCATTTTATAAAAATGGCCCCCTTTCAACATCCATGGATGTGAAAGTGGATGACCACTCCCAAGAATTCCTGAGAAAAACACTCATCACACTGAAGAGCATTCTCGAGGCCTGGTAAGCAACCAATCAATAATCGAACTCCTGATGAAGGAAGTGTTTCATCAACACCAAGAGAACGTAATCAGCCGTGGGACCCTGTTCAATGTTCCAGACCACAAGACCAGGATTACTATAATCCTGAAAGATACGTACCAAAGGTGAAAATGGAGAATCAGAGGCTGCGTGAAAGGTTAATCGATGCTCCTTGGTTAAATGAGGAGATAGCAAGACTCGGAAAGTATTTTCGGCACAAACATTTTTTATGGTCGTGTATATTgaagttatttagagcatcttggaattttttaagaaattccaaataatttacagtgccaaaaaacaagatttaaatagtttattgcacgcttgacttattttttttatgCATGTGGAAATTGActtatttgaacattgttttcagcaatgtaaattattcagaatttcctcAAAATTTGCACGAAGCTCTAACACACACATGGCCATAAAAGAAATTTGGGTCGAAAATACTTTATGAGCAAAAAATTAGAGAGAAAGTGCACCAGTATCCATTTTTTTAGGGAATGCACCGATGTGCCACCTAAACTAATTTGTGATTGGTACATGtagattaaaataaatattttctgacttttatttatttgtttgattAAAATAACAGAAGAAAACCGTCCTCTCTTATTTTTTCCATCAACGTTCGTCGACATCCTAAGGTGACGTCCTCAACAACCACCACTCTTGCAACTTCGATTTCGAACTAAAGAGATTATTTCCTCTTCAATTGGTGAAAgagtaaagttttttttttaagaagtaATGGAGTGTCTCTATTTCTGTGTTTTCTTTCACTCTTTTGTATCCAAACATAAACAATCGATTTTATAGAAAGAAAGTCTTCGGTTCCCATACTATTTTCTTCATGCATGGCCTCTTAATGCATATGACAACATTAACAAGGTTGTTCTCTCATTGTATGGTTGcctctgtttttctttttttcactTTTGGTTTTGGGTTTGCCTCTGTGTATGCCATAAAGGGTTAAAGATAATAGTTATATTTGAATAATTACCTTACTCTTATTTGTATTTCTTTTCTTTACTGGTGGACTAAAGTATGCATGGATAAGAAAGGACCTGGTTCTTGCCATCACGGCCACGCGATAAATTACCACATCAAATAGAGATGAAATTAAGCAGCAAGCAAAAAGTAACTAACAAACTCTACTTTTAATTAATTGCTCTTTTGTTCCTTTTGACTCTCAAGCAATTAAGACTCAACAAGTGTCTCTAATGGTTAATTAAGAGTTGtctgtagtttttttttttgtctctcATCATATAAATCTGCATCTGGTTTAGTTTAACAAATAGGTCACTAGCTacaaaaatgatttaaaatagggaaatttgataaatcatgcttacattagcttaatatttaaaatttgaaccaaagttaaccaccatatgatacaaatgctcatctttcatttaataccaaaaataccctcatacatttcctctctattctccctcttcctctctacctttcatttaatagcttaataattaaaatttgaaccaaagttaaccaccatttAGAATgttgtttagatgttggatctgtaatttgttggtatttttttagtgaaaatcgtgttctgtgaaaacctgcgttttttttttgttccttgagtttttttcgaaatgcccgatagtgtccgatagaggcccgattcgggcacgatagttattgagtttcaaggttagggataaAGGTCCGATGacaacccgatggttgcccgatagtcAAGGTTAGGGATGGTGGTACGACGGTATTACGATAGTGTGCAATACTGTAGTTATTTCCATAAtgggtacgatgatggtacgatatTAGCACGATAGGTGTACGATAGaatttgttaagtagttactataacatcgtaattttagaatttgtagtgggacgatataggtacgatggtagtacgataatagTTAGTTTCAAATTGTTAACTTACTTTGTCaatggtacgatgatggtacgacagtgggacgctagtgggtacgatggtgtataatactgtagtttttgccataaatgtacgatgatggtacAACATTAGCACGATAGGGCAACTATCGGGTAACCAAAACTATCGAGCAACCATCGGGTTTccatcggaccttcatccctaaccttgaaactcaacagctatcgtgcccgaatcgggcctctatcggacactatcgggcatttcgaaaaaaactcaaggaacccaaaaaaaacgcagattttcacagaacacgattttcacccaaaaaactacaaaaaataccaacaaactacaaatccaacatctaaacagcattctaaatagtggttaactttggttcaaattttaattattaagctattaAATGAAAGGTAGAGAGAAAGatggagaatagagaggaaaggtatgggggtatttttggtattaaatgaaagatgagcatttgtTTCATATGgtagttaactttggttcaaattttaaatattaagctaatgtaagcatgatttatcaaatttccctttaAAATATAGGCTACGGGTGCATCCATTTTGGGATTTCGAtacttaataatttatttttccaattatttttataatagtGTATATTGTAGTCATTTAAGATTTCTtgtaaattttcataaaatttggAATACAATTTACAGTGATTAAAATAAAGTTCAAACAGTTTGTTGCACGCAtgtctatttttgttttttatttgaactttattttcaacaCGGCAAAATACAAGGATGTGGCATACTGCTATTGGTAAAATCTAATATCGAGTCCCGcataattcaatttaattattatggGCATCATCACTCACTAATTAAATAATGACACCTCTTGTAGTATTCGACAACTTAAAGTACCAAACTGCAGCATAGAAAAAAAGTATAAAATACCTTAAAAAGGAAGAAATGCAACCAAAACAGTATAAAAGTAATTTTCTATATTTCccgcataattgtaatttttttaatcaaattagtTTATCATCTAAATATCTCTATAGATAAATGGTGTAGATAAGTTGTCTCCCTCGACTCCGGGAAAGGTCGTCCTTCAGGCGACAATCTCCACCATCTTCATCGTTCCTGAAGGTCCCTGTACTGTTTTTTTCTCAAATTTTGGTGGTCGTGAGTCCCTCAGTCTGCTTTTTAGGTTGAAATCAGTAGCTTCATTTTTTTTAATGGCTGTagcttcttctttttatttttttaaaaaaaaattatatatgctACACCCCACCACATAACAATAATGTGGCTACTATTAGAACCAATGAGCTTTCAAAATTTATGGGACTAATTAATCTCCATGGAGATCCAAGGAAAGCACTAATTAATCTCCATGGAGATCCAATAGATGAGACGTATTCTTCTATATATACATGTGTAAAGGGAAGAAACTAAGTACAACATACTCTTTCCCAATCCAAGGAAAGCACTAATTAATCTCCATGGAGATCCAACTACCCTCTTTCCCAATCCTCTTGATCTCCTTCCTCTTTTTGTTTATGGTGCTTACCAAACTACTGAAAACAACCAAAACCAGCTCATTAAAACTTCCCCCAGGACCATGGAAATTACCCCTTGTAGGAAACATACCCCACCTTCTTGGCTCTTCACTACTCCATCATAAACTCAGAGACTTAGCCAAGTACCTAAGAGTTGGAACAGTTCCCACCATAATAGCTTCATCTGCAGACTATGCCAAAGAGATCATGAGAACCCACGACAACGTTTTCGCATCTAGGCCACAGATTCTTTATTCCCAGATCATACTATATGATTACTCAGACATTGGTTTTTGTCCATATGGTGAATATTGGAGGCAAGTGAGGAAGTTGTTTGCGCATGAGCTTTTCAGCCCAGCAAGACTTGAGTCCTTTTTCAAGCCTATTAGAAAAGAAGGGTTGCTTAGTTTTGTGGAATGGATTCGTTTGAACGATGGGTTGGCTATCAATCTCACTGACCAGGTCAATTTGGCGTTGTGTGGCATCTTTTCTAGGGTTACTTGTGGTCAGTCAAAGGTGGATGATGAAGAGATCTTGTCTGTGTTGATGGGGACTATGGAGGTGTCATTAGGGTTTGAACTTACCGATTATTTTCCTTCTGTGAGTTTGTTTGGCCATATTAGTCGATCTAAGCCAAAACTCATGAAGCTGCGAGAAAGGTCATCGAGGATATTTGATAAAGTCATTCAAGAACACCAAGAGAAAAAGTCAACGGAGTTAAGTGCTGGCCAGCGTGGCGATGAGGAAGAAGATATGATTGATGTTCTTCTCAAGCATTACAACAATGGTGACCGTGGATATTCCTTGACGTTGGACAATCTTAAGGCAATAATTTGGGTAAGTTACTTGTTTATTTCAAAACTCAGTTCGAAAGTTAAGTCAGAATCAACTTTTTTATTAAATGCATTAATTGTATATTCCTCGATATTCTATCATTTAAACCATTCAAAAATATAAAATCTGTTCAGAGGGGTGCATCTCTTAGCACCAAAAAAATTCCTGATAGACATATAAAATCTGTTCAGAGAGGCAACTTTTCTTTCCTGTAAGTGATTGGTTGAAAAGGATTCCaacttttttttattgtttattgTTTCACTGTTTCTGACTTCCAAATAGCTAACATGTCAGCATCTCTCTCTTTTAGGCTTTTAGCCTTCTCTCGTAATCAAATTGTGGATtattcttctttctctctcttcctaCTCTTCAACAACAATATTTTaatttcttctttattttaatttatatattcttTAAAATTTAATCTTTTGAAATCAAGAGAAGCTTCGACATTTAAACATCTGTAGAATTTCTTCAGAAACCCAGAAACTTCTATTTCTTaaaaaagccaaaaaaaaaaacacttagaaAAATCCTTATTCGATTTCTCTGCTTAAATAAAGGAGATGATAAGATATAGTTAGGTACACTATAATTAAAGTATTCCACAAAATTAAAACCATTGATTACAACCATA
The Humulus lupulus chromosome 6, drHumLupu1.1, whole genome shotgun sequence DNA segment above includes these coding regions:
- the LOC133783208 gene encoding cytochrome P450 71D9-like codes for the protein MEIQLPSFPILLISFLFLFMVLTKLLKTTKTSSLKLPPGPWKLPLVGNIPHLLGSSLLHHKLRDLAKYLRVGTVPTIIASSADYAKEIMRTHDNVFASRPQILYSQIILYDYSDIGFCPYGEYWRQVRKLFAHELFSPARLESFFKPIRKEGLLSFVEWIRLNDGLAINLTDQVNLALCGIFSRVTCGQSKVDDEEILSVLMGTMEVSLGFELTDYFPSVSLFGHISRSKPKLMKLRERSSRIFDKVIQEHQEKKSTELSAGQRGDEEEDMIDVLLKHYNNGDRGYSLTLDNLKAIIWDIYSAGIETSSTTIEWAMSEMMKNPTIMKKAQEEIREIFSKKGSSIDETRLSEMTYLKSIVKETMRLHPSLPLLIPRESQHECEINGFQIPTKSRAIVNVWAIARDPKYWTEPESFIPERWLNSSIDSKGNHFEYLPFGAGRRICPGISIGLVSVEFTLALLLYHFNWKLPNGMKHEDIDMTESFGATLKIKNHLDLIPSTYNN